One segment of Deltaproteobacteria bacterium DNA contains the following:
- a CDS encoding M3 family metallopeptidase yields the protein MSQAPADANPLLDPSGLPRFGDVRPEHVEPGMRALLAELAGELERLERSVEPTWTGAVEPFERMYDRLRNVWGVVGHLVGVKNDPALRAAHEAVQPQVVMLGIRAAQSRPLYEAFVALQKGPEFAALEPAQRRIVDILVRDAVLAGVGLEGEAKQRFGAILTELAELQTAFSNHVLDATKAYALLLRDRDEVAGLPESALALAAQSAREAGEAGATAEHGPWRITLDAPSLVPALEHLARRDLREKPYRAHVTRASSGESDNSVLIPRILALRAEEARLLGFPSYAALSLATKMAPDVAAVERLQEELRRASYTAARRELEELRAFAQSRGQSEELAHWDVAYWAERLREERYAYSEEDLRPYFPLPRVLEGLFELASKLFGVRIRPADGEASVWHPDVHFFRVSDESGEPLAAFYLDPYSRPAEKRGGAWMDECLGRSRLFPDADGRPRRPVAHLVCNQTPPVGAKPSLMSFSEVETLFHEFGHGLQHMLTRVDHGLASGIRNIEWDAVELPSQFMENWCYHRETLLGFARHHETGAPLPDALFEKLCAARTYRAGSVMLRQLFFGVVDLELHHRFDPSGAESIFDVEKRVAETTAVLPRLPEDRFLCSFSHIFAGGYAAGYYSYKWAEVLSADAFAAFEEAGLADAARLREIGRRYRETVLALGGSRRAMEVFTSFRGREPKTEALLRLYGLIAA from the coding sequence ATGAGCCAGGCGCCCGCAGACGCGAACCCGCTGTTGGATCCGAGTGGCCTGCCGCGCTTCGGCGACGTCCGCCCCGAGCACGTCGAGCCGGGAATGCGCGCGTTGCTGGCCGAGCTCGCCGGCGAGCTCGAGCGCCTGGAGCGCTCCGTCGAGCCGACCTGGACGGGCGCCGTGGAGCCGTTCGAGCGCATGTACGACAGGCTGCGCAACGTCTGGGGCGTCGTCGGCCATCTGGTCGGCGTGAAGAACGACCCGGCGCTTCGCGCCGCCCACGAGGCGGTGCAGCCGCAGGTCGTCATGCTCGGCATCCGCGCCGCGCAGAGCCGGCCGCTGTACGAGGCGTTCGTCGCGCTGCAGAAGGGCCCGGAGTTCGCGGCGCTCGAGCCCGCGCAGCGGCGCATCGTCGACATCCTGGTCCGCGACGCGGTGCTCGCAGGTGTCGGCCTGGAAGGCGAGGCGAAGCAGCGCTTCGGCGCGATCCTGACCGAGCTCGCGGAGCTGCAGACCGCGTTCTCGAACCACGTGCTCGACGCCACGAAGGCGTACGCGCTGCTGCTTCGTGATCGCGACGAGGTCGCCGGCCTGCCGGAGAGCGCGCTGGCGCTGGCGGCGCAGTCGGCGCGCGAGGCCGGCGAGGCCGGCGCGACCGCCGAGCACGGCCCGTGGCGGATCACGCTCGACGCGCCCTCGCTCGTGCCCGCGCTCGAGCACCTGGCGCGCCGCGATCTGCGCGAGAAGCCCTACCGCGCGCACGTCACGCGCGCGAGCTCGGGCGAGAGCGACAACTCGGTGCTGATCCCGCGCATCCTCGCGCTCCGGGCCGAAGAGGCGCGGCTGCTCGGCTTTCCGAGCTACGCTGCGCTGTCGCTGGCGACGAAGATGGCGCCCGACGTCGCCGCGGTGGAGCGGCTGCAGGAGGAGCTGCGCCGCGCCTCCTACACCGCGGCGCGTCGCGAGCTCGAGGAGCTGCGCGCGTTTGCGCAATCGCGCGGGCAGAGCGAGGAGCTGGCCCACTGGGACGTCGCGTACTGGGCCGAGCGCCTGCGCGAGGAGCGCTACGCGTACAGCGAGGAGGATCTGCGGCCGTACTTCCCGCTGCCGCGCGTGCTCGAGGGGCTGTTCGAGCTGGCCTCGAAGCTCTTCGGCGTGCGCATCCGACCGGCCGACGGCGAGGCGTCGGTCTGGCACCCGGACGTGCACTTCTTCCGCGTCAGCGACGAGTCGGGCGAGCCGCTCGCCGCGTTCTACCTGGATCCGTACTCGCGGCCGGCCGAGAAGCGCGGCGGCGCGTGGATGGACGAATGCCTGGGCCGCAGCCGCCTCTTCCCCGACGCCGACGGCCGCCCGCGTCGGCCGGTCGCGCATCTGGTCTGCAACCAGACGCCGCCGGTCGGCGCGAAGCCGTCGCTGATGTCGTTCTCGGAAGTCGAGACGCTCTTCCACGAGTTCGGCCACGGCCTGCAGCACATGCTGACGCGCGTCGACCACGGCCTGGCCTCCGGCATCCGCAACATCGAGTGGGACGCGGTCGAGCTTCCCAGCCAGTTCATGGAGAACTGGTGCTACCACCGCGAGACGCTGCTCGGATTCGCGCGGCACCACGAGACCGGCGCGCCGCTTCCCGACGCGCTCTTCGAGAAGCTCTGCGCCGCGCGCACCTACCGCGCGGGCTCGGTGATGCTGCGCCAGCTCTTCTTCGGGGTGGTCGACCTGGAGCTGCACCACCGCTTCGACCCGTCGGGCGCCGAGTCGATCTTCGACGTGGAGAAGCGCGTGGCCGAGACGACGGCCGTGCTGCCGCGCCTGCCCGAGGACCGCTTCCTGTGCAGCTTCTCGCACATCTTCGCCGGCGGCTACGCGGCCGGCTACTACTCGTACAAGTGGGCCGAGGTGCTCTCGGCCGACGCGTTCGCCGCGTTCGAAGAGGCGGGCCTGGCCGACGCCGCGCGCCTGCGCGAGATCGGCCGCCGCTACCGCGAGACCGTGCTCGCGCTCGGCGGCTCGCGCCGCGCGATGGAGGTCTTCACGAGCTTTCGCGGCCGCGAGCCGAAGACCGAGGCGCTGCTGCGGCTGTACGGATTGATCGCGGCCTGA
- a CDS encoding NAD-dependent epimerase/dehydratase family protein — MDKVMIVGVARGQGRLLARRLSRDQRVIGVDSEDWERRPAGAPFYKLDVRTRAFEDVMRKEQPDAVVHLGFVRHFRGSETARFDVNVRGTRKLLDHCRTYGVKKLVVMSTSYVYGALPENPSFMAEDHPLLAGRNYPEIRDLVEVDALTTSFMWQYPDIRTSILRPVPTLGYYSDNSIVNYLRQKRVVVMMGFNPMLQFMHEEDQVEATALALERGLRGVYNVTGPGEVPLRIAIHETGGSALPLPEPVARPLIRRLFSLGLVRIPPGAIDYIKYPCTIAGERFVRETGFRPLFGLKESFRSLKR, encoded by the coding sequence GTGGACAAGGTCATGATCGTCGGAGTCGCGCGCGGGCAGGGCCGACTGCTCGCGCGACGGCTGTCTCGCGACCAGCGCGTGATCGGTGTGGACAGCGAGGACTGGGAGCGGCGCCCGGCCGGGGCGCCGTTCTACAAGCTCGACGTGCGCACGCGAGCCTTCGAGGACGTGATGCGCAAGGAGCAGCCCGATGCCGTGGTGCACCTTGGCTTCGTGCGCCACTTCCGGGGCTCCGAGACCGCGCGCTTCGACGTGAACGTGCGCGGCACGCGCAAGCTCCTCGACCACTGCCGGACCTACGGCGTGAAGAAGCTGGTGGTGATGTCGACCAGCTACGTCTACGGAGCGCTGCCGGAGAACCCGAGCTTCATGGCGGAGGACCACCCGCTGCTCGCGGGCCGGAACTACCCGGAGATCCGCGATTTGGTCGAGGTCGACGCGCTCACGACCTCGTTCATGTGGCAGTACCCGGACATCCGCACCTCGATCCTGCGGCCGGTGCCGACGCTGGGCTACTACAGCGACAACTCGATCGTGAACTACCTGCGCCAGAAGCGCGTGGTGGTGATGATGGGCTTCAACCCGATGCTCCAGTTCATGCACGAGGAGGATCAGGTCGAGGCCACGGCGCTGGCGCTCGAGCGCGGGCTGCGCGGCGTCTACAACGTGACGGGGCCGGGAGAGGTGCCGCTCCGCATCGCGATCCACGAGACCGGCGGGAGCGCGCTTCCGCTTCCCGAGCCCGTGGCCCGCCCGCTGATCCGGCGGCTGTTCTCGCTCGGGCTCGTGCGCATCCCGCCCGGCGCGATCGACTACATCAAGTACCCGTGCACGATCGCCGGCGAGCGCTTCGTGCGCGAGACCGGCTTCCGCCCGCTGTTCGGACTGAAGGAGAGCTTCCGCTCCCTCAAGCGCTGA
- a CDS encoding metallophosphoesterase, with product MTGESGEPTASRDLRRRRRAWAWPGSWPELSLLISHALAVVARAVYRGDVRRGLSDWLERHRDVTRPEIRLARGGPGLDGLRIAFLSDLHAGNYLDEGDFMRVCARVASEAPDLVCLGGDLVNHWDHEILLLRKGLSLLQPPLGIFAIYGNHEYDAARDPWLWRSVLEEQGVEILKNRGVRIERGGAAFWLAGVDDLLNGRPDLERALDGRSAEEPIVLLAHHPDFFEEAADVGVDLQLSGHTHGGQILFAGRTPLRHTHEGFWSGRFERAGAQLYVGRGVGVSFIPVRIGARAEVAVVRLRSA from the coding sequence ATGACTGGAGAGAGCGGAGAGCCGACCGCTTCGCGCGACCTGCGCCGACGCCGCCGGGCCTGGGCATGGCCGGGGTCCTGGCCAGAGCTCTCGCTGCTGATCTCGCACGCGCTCGCGGTCGTCGCTCGCGCCGTCTACCGCGGTGACGTCCGACGCGGGCTCTCGGACTGGCTCGAGCGACACCGCGACGTGACGCGTCCGGAGATCCGGCTCGCGCGCGGCGGGCCGGGCCTGGACGGGCTTCGCATCGCGTTCCTCTCCGACCTCCACGCCGGGAACTACCTGGACGAGGGCGACTTCATGCGCGTCTGCGCGCGCGTGGCGAGCGAGGCCCCGGACCTGGTCTGTCTGGGCGGCGATCTGGTCAACCATTGGGACCACGAGATCCTGCTGCTGCGCAAAGGGCTCTCGCTGCTGCAGCCGCCGCTGGGGATCTTCGCGATCTACGGCAATCACGAGTACGACGCGGCGCGCGATCCCTGGCTGTGGCGCTCGGTGCTCGAGGAGCAGGGCGTCGAGATCCTGAAGAACCGCGGCGTGCGCATCGAGCGCGGCGGCGCGGCGTTCTGGCTCGCGGGCGTCGACGACCTGCTGAACGGAAGGCCCGATCTGGAGCGCGCGCTCGACGGCCGCTCGGCCGAGGAGCCGATCGTGCTGCTCGCGCACCACCCGGACTTCTTCGAGGAGGCCGCCGACGTCGGCGTCGATCTGCAGCTCTCCGGCCACACGCACGGCGGCCAGATCCTGTTCGCCGGCCGCACGCCGCTTCGCCACACGCACGAGGGCTTCTGGTCGGGCCGTTTCGAGCGCGCAGGCGCGCAGCTCTACGTCGGCCGCGGGGTCGGCGTGAGCTTCATCCCGGTGCGCATCGGTGCGCGCGCCGAGGTCGCCGTCGTCAGGCTTCGTTCGGCCTGA
- a CDS encoding arylsulfatase produces MTRPARVCAVILALLATGWDFEARAQQAQPAPGSPAATTTIDGKQLPAPDPKFGGVIKDDALGSKAWWAPRVVPPKQAPNILLIITDDAGFGVPSTFGGVIPTPAMDRIAKSGLRYNNIHSTALCSPTRAALITGRNHHSAGFGVISEQSTGFPGYNSILGKDKATIGRILLDNGYATSWFGKDHNTPAFAASQVGPFDQWPTGMGFEYFYGFVGGDANQWQPNLYRNTTQIYPFQGKPDWNLVTGMADDAIEYLSRIHQTAPDKPFFVKYAPGATHAPHHPTKEWVEKIRAMHLFDEGWNALRDKIFANQKRLGVIPADTQLEPWPVEILKNWNDCTPEEKKLFIRQAEVFAAYAAYSDHEIGRVIQAVDDMGKLENTLVIYINGDNGTSAEGGPTGTPNEVAFFNGVSVPVADQMKWYDAWGTEQTYNHMSAGWSWAFDTPFTWFKQNASKLGGIRQNMVVSWPARIKDAGGLREQFMHVIDVVPTLLEATGIPAPERVDGIAQSPIEGTSFAYTFDAKNAKAPSRHTTQYFEMMGQYALYHEGWLLGTKVNRAPWQAFGAANPDPLNNQVLELYDLSKDFSQSQNLAAKFPDRVKQLKELFVAEARKYQVFPMDASVAARIVAPRPNITAGRSEFVYTSPMVGLPQGDSPFLLNSSYTITAEIEVPKTGAEGMLLTSGGRFAGYGFYLLAGKPVFVWNLIDLNRVRWAGADALAPGRHRIEFDFKYDGLGVGTLAFNDMSGLGRSGTGTLAVDGKPVQTIAMPNTLPMILQWDESFDIGSDTLTGVNDADYTPPFPFTGKLEKLTIRIDRPQLSPEDVKKLQAAQQPRD; encoded by the coding sequence AGCAGGCCCCCAACATCCTGCTGATCATCACCGACGACGCCGGCTTCGGCGTGCCGAGCACCTTCGGCGGCGTGATCCCGACGCCCGCGATGGATCGCATCGCCAAGAGCGGCCTGCGCTACAACAACATCCACTCCACCGCGCTGTGCTCGCCGACCCGAGCCGCGCTGATCACCGGGCGGAACCACCACTCCGCGGGCTTCGGCGTGATCTCCGAGCAGTCGACCGGCTTTCCCGGCTACAACAGCATCCTAGGCAAGGACAAGGCCACGATCGGGCGGATCCTGCTCGACAACGGCTACGCCACCTCGTGGTTCGGCAAGGACCACAACACCCCGGCGTTCGCCGCCAGCCAGGTCGGGCCGTTCGATCAGTGGCCGACCGGAATGGGCTTCGAATACTTCTACGGCTTCGTCGGCGGGGACGCGAACCAGTGGCAGCCGAATCTCTACCGCAACACCACGCAGATCTACCCGTTCCAGGGCAAGCCGGATTGGAACCTGGTCACGGGAATGGCGGACGACGCGATCGAGTACCTGAGCCGCATCCACCAGACCGCGCCCGACAAGCCGTTCTTCGTCAAGTACGCGCCCGGCGCGACCCACGCGCCGCACCACCCGACCAAGGAATGGGTGGAGAAGATCCGCGCGATGCACCTCTTCGACGAGGGCTGGAACGCGCTCCGGGACAAGATCTTCGCGAACCAGAAGCGCCTCGGGGTGATCCCGGCCGACACGCAGCTCGAGCCCTGGCCGGTCGAGATCCTCAAGAACTGGAACGACTGCACGCCCGAGGAGAAGAAGCTCTTCATCCGGCAGGCGGAGGTCTTCGCCGCCTACGCGGCCTACAGCGATCACGAGATCGGCCGAGTGATCCAGGCCGTCGATGACATGGGCAAGCTGGAGAACACGCTCGTCATCTACATCAACGGCGACAACGGCACGAGCGCCGAGGGCGGCCCGACCGGCACTCCCAACGAGGTCGCGTTCTTCAACGGCGTGAGCGTGCCCGTCGCGGATCAGATGAAGTGGTACGACGCCTGGGGCACGGAGCAGACCTACAACCACATGTCGGCGGGCTGGTCCTGGGCCTTCGACACGCCCTTCACCTGGTTCAAGCAGAACGCGTCGAAGCTGGGCGGAATCCGCCAGAACATGGTCGTCTCGTGGCCGGCGCGGATCAAGGACGCCGGCGGGCTGCGCGAGCAGTTCATGCACGTGATCGACGTCGTCCCGACCCTGCTCGAGGCGACCGGCATTCCCGCGCCCGAGCGCGTGGACGGAATCGCGCAGAGCCCGATCGAGGGCACGAGCTTCGCGTACACGTTCGATGCGAAGAACGCCAAGGCGCCGTCGCGCCACACGACGCAGTACTTCGAGATGATGGGCCAGTACGCGCTCTATCACGAGGGCTGGCTGCTCGGCACGAAGGTGAACCGCGCGCCCTGGCAGGCCTTCGGCGCCGCGAACCCCGATCCGCTGAACAACCAGGTGCTCGAGCTCTACGACCTGTCCAAGGACTTCAGCCAGTCGCAGAACCTCGCCGCGAAATTCCCGGACCGGGTGAAGCAGCTGAAGGAGCTCTTCGTCGCGGAGGCCCGCAAGTACCAGGTCTTCCCGATGGACGCCTCGGTCGCCGCGCGCATCGTCGCGCCGCGACCGAACATCACCGCGGGCCGAAGCGAGTTCGTCTACACCTCGCCCATGGTCGGCCTGCCGCAGGGAGACTCCCCCTTCCTGCTCAACAGCTCCTACACCATCACGGCGGAGATCGAGGTGCCGAAGACCGGCGCCGAGGGCATGCTGCTGACCTCCGGCGGGCGCTTCGCCGGCTACGGCTTCTACCTGCTCGCGGGCAAGCCCGTCTTCGTCTGGAATCTCATCGACCTGAATCGCGTCCGCTGGGCGGGCGCGGACGCACTCGCGCCGGGCCGCCACCGGATCGAGTTCGACTTCAAGTACGACGGCCTCGGCGTCGGCACGCTCGCGTTCAACGACATGAGCGGCCTGGGCCGATCCGGCACCGGCACGCTCGCCGTGGACGGCAAGCCGGTCCAGACCATCGCCATGCCCAACACGCTGCCGATGATCCTGCAATGGGACGAGAGCTTCGACATCGGCTCCGACACGCTCACCGGCGTGAACGACGCGGACTACACGCCCCCGTTCCCGTTCACCGGCAAGCTCGAGAAGCTGACGATCCGGATCGACCGGCCGCAGCTCTCACCGGAGGACGTCAAGAAGCTGCAGGCCGCGCAGCAGCCGAGGGACTGA
- a CDS encoding SDR family NAD(P)-dependent oxidoreductase: MQDIAGRTAFITGAANGIGLGIARAFARAGAKLALADVDAAALGEARTELAKHTQVESFVLDVRDRDGFARAADETESRLGPVSLLFNNAGVALTVPADQMSYETWDFALGVNLDGVVNGLQTFVPRMCARSAELGGGHVVNTASGAGLAAPGAGFLYHTAKFAVVGLSEALRFELQGARIGVSVLCPGPVATKILHHTFRTQPESAPRPPAQVVEAVDAFLGSGVAPDAVGEMVLRAVREDALYIHTDRIMEAPIAARTKALLDALPPAPRS; the protein is encoded by the coding sequence GTGCAGGACATCGCGGGTCGAACGGCGTTCATCACCGGAGCCGCCAACGGCATCGGGCTGGGGATCGCGCGCGCATTCGCGCGGGCGGGCGCGAAGCTCGCGCTGGCCGACGTCGACGCGGCGGCGCTCGGAGAGGCGCGGACGGAGCTCGCCAAGCACACGCAGGTCGAGTCGTTCGTGCTCGACGTGCGCGATCGCGACGGCTTCGCGCGCGCGGCCGACGAGACCGAGTCGCGACTCGGTCCGGTGTCGCTGCTCTTCAACAACGCGGGCGTCGCTCTCACCGTGCCCGCGGACCAGATGAGCTACGAGACCTGGGACTTCGCGCTGGGCGTGAACCTGGACGGTGTCGTGAACGGGCTGCAGACCTTCGTGCCGCGCATGTGTGCGCGCAGCGCGGAGCTCGGCGGCGGCCACGTCGTGAACACCGCGTCCGGCGCCGGGCTCGCCGCCCCGGGTGCCGGCTTCCTCTACCACACGGCGAAGTTCGCGGTCGTCGGGCTGTCGGAGGCGCTGCGCTTCGAGCTGCAAGGCGCTCGGATCGGCGTCTCGGTGCTCTGTCCCGGTCCGGTGGCGACGAAGATCCTGCACCACACGTTCCGCACCCAGCCCGAGTCCGCGCCGCGGCCGCCGGCGCAGGTGGTCGAGGCCGTCGACGCATTCCTCGGCTCCGGCGTCGCGCCCGACGCCGTGGGCGAGATGGTGCTGCGCGCCGTTCGCGAGGACGCGCTCTACATCCACACCGATCGCATCATGGAGGCGCCGATCGCGGCGCGGACGAAGGCGCTGCTCGACGCGCTCCCGCCCGCGCCGCGTTCCTGA
- a CDS encoding MBL fold metallo-hydrolase, producing the protein MNDELFLEQIACGPMQNFVYAIGSRVTREVVLVDPAWAVEGIVSHVREQGYEPVAALVTHYHPDHVGGTFSGHRIEGLQELLELKGMKVYANRHEAAGLVKVTGISDSDVVKVDSGDTLKVGDVEIDFLHTPGHTPGSQCFMLRNALVSGDTLFIQGCGRVDLPGSDPDEMYASLRKLASLPDDTVLYPGHDYGGGAHRTMAETKRIGAYLRIPNLETWRELMGAG; encoded by the coding sequence ATGAACGACGAGCTGTTCCTGGAGCAGATCGCCTGCGGCCCGATGCAGAACTTCGTCTACGCGATCGGCTCCCGAGTCACGCGCGAGGTGGTGCTCGTCGATCCCGCGTGGGCCGTCGAGGGGATCGTCTCGCACGTGCGCGAGCAGGGCTACGAGCCGGTCGCCGCGCTCGTGACTCACTACCACCCCGATCACGTGGGTGGAACGTTCTCGGGTCACCGGATCGAGGGCCTGCAGGAGCTGCTCGAGCTCAAGGGAATGAAGGTCTACGCGAACCGCCACGAGGCGGCGGGCCTGGTCAAGGTGACGGGCATCTCCGATTCCGACGTGGTGAAGGTCGACAGCGGCGACACTCTGAAAGTCGGCGACGTCGAGATCGACTTCCTGCACACGCCCGGACACACGCCCGGCTCGCAGTGCTTCATGCTGCGCAACGCCCTGGTCTCGGGCGACACGCTGTTCATCCAGGGATGCGGCCGCGTCGATCTCCCCGGCTCCGACCCCGACGAGATGTACGCGAGCCTGCGCAAGCTGGCCTCGCTTCCCGACGACACGGTGCTCTACCCCGGCCACGACTACGGCGGCGGCGCGCACCGGACGATGGCCGAGACCAAGCGGATAGGCGCGTACCTGCGCATCCCGAACCTCGAGACCTGGCGCGAGCTGATGGGGGCCGGCTGA
- a CDS encoding electron transfer flavoprotein subunit alpha/FixB family protein: MAKTLIVGEIQKGSLRESTLELVALARKRGGDVASLLIGSGVAGAAEALSKKGGGKVLVADDASLANYTADGYVRAIRKAIDAEKPDLILISNTPIGWDVGGRLAAQLDCGIASDVIRIEAEGDDLVFVRRMFNAKFDARLRIAGSPRIATVQPGACEAHGGSEPGSVVALDGVGGGSRSTFVEVRVAPAGGHDLTKAEIIVSGGRGLQKPENFDAVLKPLVEALGGQMGASRPVVDAGWLPHEYQVGSSGQVVAPKLYVAVGISGAIQHLVGMKNSNFIVAINKDPDAPIFEVADVGIVGDLFELVPALTAALKSAKGG; the protein is encoded by the coding sequence ATGGCAAAGACACTGATCGTCGGCGAGATCCAGAAGGGCAGCCTGCGCGAGTCCACGCTCGAGCTCGTCGCGCTGGCGCGAAAGCGCGGCGGCGACGTCGCGTCGCTCCTGATCGGAAGCGGAGTGGCCGGCGCGGCGGAGGCGCTCTCCAAGAAGGGCGGCGGCAAGGTCCTGGTGGCCGACGACGCGTCGCTCGCGAACTACACCGCGGACGGCTACGTGCGCGCGATCCGCAAGGCGATCGACGCCGAGAAGCCCGACCTGATCCTGATCTCGAACACGCCGATCGGCTGGGACGTCGGCGGCCGGCTCGCCGCTCAGCTCGACTGCGGGATCGCGAGCGACGTGATCCGGATCGAGGCCGAGGGAGACGACCTCGTCTTCGTGCGCCGCATGTTCAACGCCAAGTTCGACGCTCGGCTGCGCATTGCCGGCTCGCCGCGGATCGCGACCGTACAGCCCGGCGCGTGCGAGGCGCACGGCGGCTCCGAGCCGGGCAGCGTCGTCGCGCTCGACGGGGTCGGCGGCGGCTCGCGCTCGACGTTCGTCGAGGTGCGCGTGGCGCCCGCCGGCGGTCACGACCTGACCAAGGCGGAGATCATCGTCTCGGGCGGTCGCGGCCTGCAGAAGCCCGAGAACTTCGACGCCGTGCTGAAGCCGCTGGTCGAGGCGCTCGGCGGACAGATGGGCGCATCGCGCCCCGTCGTCGACGCCGGCTGGCTGCCGCACGAGTACCAGGTGGGAAGCTCCGGCCAGGTCGTCGCTCCCAAGCTCTACGTCGCGGTCGGCATCTCCGGCGCGATCCAGCACCTGGTCGGGATGAAGAACTCGAACTTCATCGTGGCGATCAACAAGGATCCGGACGCGCCGATCTTCGAGGTCGCGGACGTCGGCATCGTCGGCGACCTGTTCGAGCTGGTTCCCGCGCTCACGGCCGCGCTGAAGAGCGCCAAGGGCGGCTGA
- a CDS encoding electron transfer flavoprotein subunit beta/FixA family protein — translation MKILVCLKQVPHKDARLELTSDGSWIQDANIKFEINDYDNYALEEALRIKDKDAASEVLVLSIGPDRVQQSLRTALGMGADRAIQIWDDGLAHADSLAIAKSIAAVARAEKCDLVLLGLMADDTNFALTGPMLAELLDVPHATGITSAKFEGGQVEVERELEGGALEVVKLPLPCLLTVQTGMNEVRYASLKGIMQAKKKPLDKKSLADVGLAAGAVAAKVKIEKIFSPPKGGGAEILSGSKDEVANKFVGKVKELGLL, via the coding sequence ATGAAGATCCTCGTCTGCTTGAAGCAGGTGCCTCACAAGGACGCACGGCTAGAGCTCACCTCCGACGGGAGCTGGATCCAGGACGCGAACATCAAGTTCGAGATCAACGACTACGACAACTACGCGCTCGAAGAAGCCCTGCGGATCAAGGACAAGGACGCCGCTTCCGAGGTGCTCGTGCTCTCGATCGGGCCCGATCGCGTGCAGCAGTCGCTGCGCACCGCCCTGGGCATGGGCGCCGATCGCGCGATCCAGATCTGGGACGACGGGCTCGCGCACGCCGACTCGCTCGCGATCGCGAAGTCGATCGCCGCGGTGGCTCGGGCCGAGAAGTGCGATCTGGTGCTGCTCGGCCTGATGGCGGACGACACGAACTTCGCGCTGACCGGCCCCATGCTCGCGGAGCTTCTCGACGTTCCGCACGCGACCGGGATCACCTCGGCGAAGTTCGAGGGCGGACAGGTCGAGGTCGAGCGCGAGCTCGAGGGCGGCGCGCTCGAGGTCGTGAAGCTCCCCCTGCCCTGCCTGCTCACGGTGCAGACCGGCATGAACGAAGTCCGCTACGCCTCGCTCAAGGGAATCATGCAGGCGAAGAAGAAGCCGCTCGACAAGAAGTCGCTCGCGGACGTCGGGCTCGCCGCCGGCGCGGTGGCCGCGAAGGTCAAGATCGAGAAGATCTTCTCCCCGCCGAAAGGCGGAGGCGCCGAGATCCTGTCGGGCTCGAAGGACGAGGTCGCGAACAAGTTCGTCGGCAAGGTCAAGGAGCTGGGGCTCCTCTGA